A region from the Leptolyngbya sp. 'hensonii' genome encodes:
- a CDS encoding PstS family phosphate ABC transporter substrate-binding protein, protein MMGVKNLKSNRLALLGAIAAVSGTVIGLAVPAVQSQSPATVKIDGSSTVFPVTEAVAEEFQKAKGGAVKVTVGISGTGGGFKKFCTGETDISNASRPILRKEIDVCAANGIKYIEIPVAYDALTVVVNTKNNWADKLTVAELKKMWEPGAEGKITNWSQIRSGFPDAPLKLFGPGPDSGTFDYFTEAIVGKSKSSRKDFTPSEDDNVLVQGVGRDKNALGYFGLAYYENNKKRLKGVAIDSGKGPVYPARKNVDNGTYYPLSRPLFIYVKASSISKPEVKAFVEYYLTSAGKLVPQVGYVGFKPNEYEMAMDRFKDAKTGSIFGGKEQIGLTAKDLLTRQLVD, encoded by the coding sequence ATGATGGGCGTAAAAAATTTGAAGTCCAATCGCCTTGCGCTGCTGGGTGCGATCGCAGCAGTTTCTGGAACTGTAATCGGTCTGGCAGTGCCTGCCGTTCAATCTCAAAGTCCTGCCACAGTCAAGATTGATGGGTCTAGCACTGTCTTCCCGGTCACCGAGGCAGTTGCTGAAGAGTTTCAGAAAGCTAAAGGCGGAGCTGTGAAGGTCACGGTCGGTATCTCCGGAACCGGCGGTGGGTTCAAGAAGTTCTGCACTGGCGAAACCGATATTTCCAACGCATCCCGCCCCATTCTCAGAAAAGAAATTGATGTCTGTGCTGCCAACGGCATCAAGTACATTGAAATTCCGGTTGCCTATGATGCCCTGACCGTTGTAGTTAACACGAAGAATAACTGGGCTGATAAGCTGACGGTGGCTGAACTGAAGAAGATGTGGGAGCCCGGTGCTGAAGGCAAAATTACCAACTGGAGCCAGATTCGCTCTGGCTTTCCCGATGCACCCCTGAAGCTATTTGGACCTGGCCCTGACTCCGGCACTTTCGATTACTTCACGGAAGCGATCGTCGGCAAATCCAAATCCAGCCGCAAAGATTTCACCCCCAGCGAAGATGACAACGTGCTGGTACAGGGTGTCGGTCGGGACAAGAATGCCCTGGGCTACTTTGGTTTGGCCTACTACGAAAACAATAAGAAGCGCCTGAAAGGGGTTGCGATCGATAGTGGCAAAGGCCCCGTCTATCCCGCTCGCAAGAACGTGGACAATGGCACCTACTATCCCCTGTCCCGGCCCCTGTTCATCTACGTCAAGGCCTCTTCTATCAGCAAGCCTGAAGTTAAGGCATTTGTGGAATACTACCTGACCAGTGCTGGCAAGCTAGTCCCTCAGGTGGGCTACGTTGGCTTCAAGCCCAATGAGTACGAGATGGCGATGGACCGGTTCAAAGATGCTAAGACCGGTTCCATCTTCGGTGGTAAAGAGCAGATTGGTTTAACGGCTAAGGATCTGCTGACCCGTCAACTCGTTGACTAA
- a CDS encoding DUF4333 domain-containing protein, whose translation MLPRSILLLLPAWLGFVLMACGTIEPNKIAEKIKEDLNKQGGVTVKTVKCPEEVNPKSGESFDCRAEIDVTKSFPIRVKLKDNRGNVDWEVLNTKVILNLKGLESQFKEALKTQAGTDVDVKCGTTPYRLNKPGDSFECTMMKQGKPGVILVKLDPEGNVNWNEVIEIPVAKAPELGKQVGGDQKAGGKTGDKNAAQSSPSGTAATASPSGGSPTASPSATASPTTENIVNPGNELPDVTND comes from the coding sequence ATGTTGCCACGATCGATTCTGCTACTACTGCCAGCCTGGTTAGGGTTTGTGTTAATGGCCTGCGGAACGATCGAGCCAAACAAAATTGCGGAAAAAATTAAAGAAGATCTCAATAAACAGGGTGGGGTTACCGTCAAAACAGTCAAATGCCCTGAAGAGGTGAATCCGAAATCAGGAGAGTCGTTTGATTGTCGGGCAGAAATTGATGTGACCAAGAGCTTTCCGATTCGGGTCAAGTTGAAAGATAACCGGGGAAATGTGGACTGGGAAGTGCTGAACACGAAGGTGATTTTGAACCTGAAGGGGCTGGAATCCCAGTTTAAAGAAGCACTCAAAACCCAGGCTGGAACCGACGTTGATGTTAAATGTGGGACGACCCCTTATCGTCTGAACAAGCCGGGTGATTCCTTTGAATGCACGATGATGAAGCAGGGTAAACCGGGTGTCATTCTGGTCAAGCTGGATCCCGAAGGGAATGTCAACTGGAATGAAGTGATTGAAATTCCTGTGGCGAAAGCACCGGAACTGGGCAAACAGGTGGGCGGGGATCAGAAAGCTGGGGGGAAAACGGGAGATAAAAATGCTGCCCAATCCAGCCCCTCAGGTACTGCTGCAACGGCGAGTCCATCGGGTGGCTCGCCCACGGCATCCCCTAGCGCAACCGCTTCCCCGACCACCGAAAATATTGTCAATCCTGGGAATGAGCTGCCGGATGTGACGAACGACTAG
- a CDS encoding PstS family phosphate ABC transporter substrate-binding protein, which yields MASKNETPILILSLLITLGMAGGGLWWFSKNNSNFLPKLNSGSQNTSSPSASPGTGNPPSNAPTSAGNSFVDVKSVPNGVFNYGGSTTWAPIRRDVDPLIQTTLPGFKLRYTDAVNATPGSGTGIRMLLDDQLAFSQSSRPIKNQEYQQAQQRGYRLRQVPVAIEGLAIAVHPSLSIPGLTLTQVRDIYTGKTTNWQQVGGPDLPITPYSRRASDGGTVEFFIENLLTGQPLGRNVTYVYSTTQALRSLAKNPGGIYYASAPEVVPQCQVKPLPIARQGQTFIAPYTSPLVPASNCPGQRNQLNGDAFKSGSYPITRQMFVIIKQNGSIEQQAGEAYANLLLTDQGQDLITRAGFVRIR from the coding sequence ATGGCTTCCAAAAATGAAACCCCCATTCTGATTCTCTCTTTGCTGATCACCCTGGGCATGGCAGGCGGAGGGTTGTGGTGGTTCTCGAAGAACAATTCCAATTTCCTGCCCAAGCTCAATTCAGGCTCTCAAAACACCAGTTCCCCCAGCGCCTCCCCTGGAACTGGAAATCCACCCAGCAATGCCCCAACGTCAGCAGGCAATAGCTTTGTGGATGTGAAGTCTGTCCCCAACGGTGTGTTTAATTATGGCGGCAGCACCACCTGGGCTCCGATTCGACGAGATGTGGACCCCCTGATTCAGACCACTTTGCCTGGATTTAAGCTGCGTTATACCGATGCCGTCAATGCCACGCCCGGTTCCGGCACTGGCATCCGGATGCTGCTGGATGATCAACTGGCCTTCTCCCAATCTTCCCGCCCGATTAAGAATCAGGAATACCAGCAGGCTCAACAGCGAGGGTACCGCCTGCGACAGGTTCCAGTAGCCATTGAGGGACTCGCGATCGCCGTTCATCCCAGCCTGTCCATTCCAGGACTGACCCTGACCCAAGTTCGGGACATCTATACCGGCAAAACCACAAACTGGCAACAGGTGGGTGGGCCTGACTTACCCATCACCCCCTACTCCCGTCGGGCCAGTGATGGGGGCACCGTGGAGTTCTTTATCGAGAATCTACTGACCGGGCAACCCCTGGGCCGCAATGTCACCTATGTCTACAGCACAACCCAGGCTCTCCGATCGCTGGCCAAGAATCCAGGTGGAATTTACTATGCCTCGGCTCCAGAGGTCGTTCCCCAATGCCAGGTCAAACCGCTCCCGATCGCCCGCCAGGGTCAGACTTTTATCGCTCCCTACACCTCACCGCTGGTGCCTGCGAGCAACTGCCCTGGGCAACGGAACCAACTGAACGGAGACGCCTTCAAAAGTGGGAGTTACCCGATCACTCGCCAGATGTTTGTCATCATCAAGCAGAATGGCAGCATAGAACAGCAGGCTGGGGAAGCCTATGCCAATTTGCTCCTGACCGATCAGGGTCAGGACTTAATCACCCGGGCCGGATTCGTTCGCATCCGATAA
- a CDS encoding biopolymer transporter ExbD, translating into MRSRNRHHSSSMPEVNLVPMMDVIMTILTFFILVSMTLTGQRAINVTLPSATAGVSEVKEPEPLIIGLSTQNQTLIDNKPVAEGELGQRIQAYLAKNPTGAVILKADKKVPYEEVAKLLGIMRDMGGERVSLAIDEQ; encoded by the coding sequence ATGCGCTCCCGAAACAGGCACCACAGCAGTTCCATGCCGGAAGTCAACCTCGTCCCCATGATGGACGTGATCATGACGATCTTGACTTTTTTCATCCTGGTGTCCATGACCCTGACCGGGCAGCGGGCAATTAATGTCACCCTACCCAGTGCCACTGCCGGGGTGAGCGAGGTCAAAGAACCAGAACCTTTGATCATTGGCTTAAGTACCCAAAACCAGACCCTGATCGACAATAAGCCCGTTGCGGAAGGGGAATTGGGCCAGCGCATCCAGGCTTATCTGGCTAAAAATCCTACCGGGGCTGTCATCCTCAAGGCAGATAAGAAAGTGCCCTATGAGGAAGTAGCCAAGCTGCTTGGGATCATGCGAGATATGGGTGGAGAAAGGGTTTCCTTGGCGATCGACGAGCAATAG